The following proteins are co-located in the Pedobacter frigiditerrae genome:
- a CDS encoding arginine decarboxylase: MQSYSEFLDLSVGFPQEGFDVIDDELYFQDLNLMEMIETYGTPLRFTYLPLVSKKIQQAKLLFQTAIIKNNYRGDYKYCYCTKSSHFRHIVEEALKNGIHLETSSAFDMPMIEALEKKGSLTKDITVICNGFKTYQYKTYIIDMLHDGYKNIIPVLDNKEEFNLYDDEIEMDTPCNLGIRIAAEEQPDSQFYTSRLGVRMEDVIEFYNNKIAGNPNFRVKLLHFFINSGITDSPYYWNELEKYVTLYCKFKKINPELDTLDIGGGMPFKDSLVFDFDYEYMVNEIVKRIKEICAEHDVIEPDIITEFGKYTVAEASGILYKVLGRKQQNDREKWLMLDGSFITNLPDVWALNQKYILLPINNYDAEYERVNLGGITCDGQDYYNQEAHMNSVFMPKTRKVQYLGFFNTGAYQEVLSGYGGIHHCLLPSPKHVIIRRNRDETFNFEVFGEEQNSKQVLKILGYTS, from the coding sequence ATGCAGAGTTACTCCGAATTTCTTGATCTAAGTGTTGGTTTCCCTCAAGAGGGTTTCGATGTTATAGATGATGAATTGTATTTTCAGGATTTAAACCTGATGGAAATGATAGAAACCTATGGTACACCATTGCGTTTCACTTATTTGCCTTTGGTAAGCAAAAAGATTCAGCAAGCCAAATTGTTGTTTCAAACAGCTATTATCAAAAATAACTATCGTGGCGATTACAAGTATTGCTACTGTACCAAAAGCTCGCACTTTCGCCATATTGTAGAGGAAGCTTTAAAAAACGGCATTCACTTAGAAACTTCATCGGCTTTTGATATGCCAATGATTGAGGCTTTGGAGAAAAAAGGCTCTTTAACTAAGGATATCACGGTAATCTGTAATGGTTTTAAAACCTACCAGTACAAAACGTACATTATAGATATGTTGCATGATGGTTATAAAAACATCATCCCTGTACTGGATAACAAGGAAGAATTTAACCTTTATGATGATGAGATTGAGATGGATACACCTTGTAACTTAGGTATTCGTATCGCTGCAGAGGAACAACCAGATTCGCAATTCTATACATCTCGTTTAGGTGTACGTATGGAAGATGTAATCGAATTCTATAACAATAAAATCGCTGGCAATCCTAACTTTAGGGTTAAGTTATTGCACTTTTTCATCAATTCTGGTATTACCGATTCTCCTTATTATTGGAACGAGTTAGAGAAATATGTAACGCTTTATTGCAAGTTCAAAAAGATTAATCCAGAGTTAGATACTTTAGATATTGGTGGCGGTATGCCGTTTAAAGATAGCTTGGTATTTGATTTCGATTACGAATATATGGTGAACGAAATCGTTAAACGTATCAAAGAAATTTGTGCAGAACACGATGTAATTGAACCAGACATCATTACAGAATTTGGAAAATATACTGTTGCTGAAGCCTCGGGAATTTTATATAAAGTTTTAGGGCGTAAACAACAAAATGACCGTGAAAAATGGTTAATGTTAGATGGTTCTTTCATCACTAACTTACCAGATGTTTGGGCATTAAACCAGAAATACATTTTATTGCCAATTAATAATTACGACGCTGAATATGAGCGTGTAAACTTAGGTGGTATTACTTGCGATGGGCAAGATTACTATAACCAAGAAGCACACATGAACAGTGTATTTATGCCGAAAACTCGTAAAGTTCAGTATTTAGGCTTCTTTAATACCGGCGCTTATCAAGAGGTTTTAAGTGGCTATGGCGGTATTCATCATTGTTTGTTACCAAGTCCGAAACACGTAATCATTCGCAGAAACAGAGATGAAACTTTCAATTTCGAGGTTTTTGGCGAAGAGCAAAATAGTAAACAGGTTTTAAAAATTCTAGGTTATACTTCATAA
- a CDS encoding carboxypeptidase-like regulatory domain-containing protein, which produces MKRLFVIVFFISFINTVKAQVLQGKIVDETTGAGIPFVSVGILGTNSATVSNESGDFILRVTSYPIKLRCSHVSYLLADLSLNENPTNLVVKLKPASISLNEVTIDPYKGQRLVKAALEKAKGFAGINFYANAFYRQLTTVNNKPSQIYELFYDLKWTTARVQGWAAKQSRFAELNEEVAFSMSNQSYLTFLYSGYLLPEKGGKFVSLATLSDYQISIDKYIEQENQKIAVVTCKYKKGNRNTYYVNSIYYIGMDDFGIYRLENSLFNLPMRFSEASPKYPPLATTIATFNGFGRLFPVLESVSTKLNLSLKTGRQNLNTSVSSLLTVFNIDDNLKNQQFETLNRKTQDKSVIESIRYDAAFWKSNPIVKQTTLEDSFIKMMESKSAFGTMTNP; this is translated from the coding sequence ATGAAGAGACTTTTTGTAATCGTTTTTTTCATCTCATTTATAAACACTGTAAAAGCTCAAGTTTTACAAGGTAAAATAGTCGACGAAACAACTGGAGCAGGAATTCCATTTGTTTCTGTTGGGATACTAGGTACCAATAGCGCAACTGTGAGTAATGAAAGTGGAGACTTTATCTTAAGAGTAACTAGTTACCCAATAAAATTGAGGTGTAGTCATGTAAGTTATCTTTTGGCAGATTTATCCTTAAATGAAAATCCAACTAATTTAGTCGTTAAGCTGAAACCAGCTAGCATTTCGCTGAATGAAGTTACTATAGACCCTTACAAAGGCCAAAGATTGGTTAAAGCAGCACTCGAAAAGGCAAAAGGTTTTGCGGGGATAAATTTTTATGCCAATGCGTTTTATAGGCAATTGACAACCGTTAATAATAAGCCAAGTCAGATTTATGAGTTGTTTTATGATTTAAAATGGACAACAGCTAGAGTACAAGGCTGGGCAGCAAAACAAAGTAGGTTTGCTGAATTAAATGAGGAAGTAGCTTTCTCAATGAGCAATCAATCTTATTTAACTTTTTTATATTCTGGTTATCTCTTGCCAGAAAAGGGTGGTAAATTTGTAAGCTTAGCAACCCTTTCAGATTATCAAATATCAATTGATAAATACATAGAACAAGAAAATCAAAAGATTGCTGTAGTAACTTGTAAATACAAAAAAGGGAATAGAAATACTTATTATGTTAATTCAATCTATTACATCGGCATGGATGATTTTGGTATTTACAGATTAGAAAATAGTTTATTTAATTTACCAATGAGATTTTCAGAGGCCAGTCCAAAATATCCACCATTAGCAACAACAATTGCTACATTTAATGGTTTCGGTCGTCTTTTCCCAGTCTTAGAAAGTGTTTCAACCAAATTAAACTTAAGCCTTAAAACAGGCCGTCAAAATTTAAATACTTCTGTGAGTTCTTTGCTAACAGTATTTAACATTGATGACAATTTAAAAAATCAACAGTTCGAAACTTTAAATAGAAAAACACAAGATAAAAGTGTCATAGAATCTATAAGATATGACGCTGCATTTTGGAAAAGCAACCCAATTGTAAAACAAACTACATTAGAAGATTCATTTATTAAAATGATGGAAAGCAAGTCTGCTTTTGGCACCATGACTAACCCGTAA
- the rnr gene encoding ribonuclease R, which translates to MAKNKNSQFKLVLTQMISDIFEKNKNVALNHKQVAAKLNLSDKAAVDTILEVLTEQTENGLFIRPERGKFRLKEQKVFITGKVDMTADGSAFIVPDDEFEKDIFVAPRKLRNALHGDIVKVHVFGKKTSGRRNEGEIVEIITRAKTDFIGVAKVSERFAFIIPDDRKMLHDIFVPLSDLNGAKNGQKVQVSITDWPEGAKNPIGKIINVLGTQGENDTEMNAILAQYGFPLSFPAEVEKEANAIPETVSEAEINEKGRKDFRDTVTFTIDPADAKDFDDAISFKKLPNGNYEVGVHIADVSHYVKPNSALDKEAYERATSVYLVDRVIPMLPERLSNGVCSLRPNEDKLCFAAVFELDEEANIKSEWFGRTTIHSDRRFSYEEAQEVIETKEGDYAEEILKLNELAYILRDRKFKNGAISFESTEVKFKLDERGKPIGVYVKERKDAHKLIEDFMLLANKKVAEFIAKKGNGKSKYTFVYRSHDSPNLENLNNFATFASRFGYKVNTKTDKDIAKSLNFLMADVEGKKEQNMLTQLAIRSMAKAIYTTKKTSHYGLAFDHYTHFTSPIRRYPDVMVHRLLALYLDGGRSANAEEYETASSHSSAMEKRAADAERASIKYKQAEYLIDNIGSIYTGIISGVTEWGMYVEISENKCEGMIRLRDITDDFYVWDEKNYCIVGQRKHKKYQLGDEVQVRVKKVDLSKRQIDFSLIQD; encoded by the coding sequence ATGGCAAAAAACAAAAACTCACAATTTAAACTCGTTTTAACACAGATGATTAGTGATATATTCGAGAAAAACAAAAATGTGGCACTAAACCACAAACAAGTTGCTGCCAAGCTAAATTTAAGTGATAAAGCTGCTGTTGATACCATTTTAGAAGTATTAACAGAACAAACTGAAAACGGACTTTTCATTCGTCCGGAACGTGGAAAATTTAGATTAAAAGAACAAAAAGTATTTATCACCGGCAAAGTTGATATGACTGCAGATGGTTCTGCCTTTATTGTTCCAGATGATGAATTTGAAAAAGATATTTTCGTTGCACCACGCAAACTCCGCAATGCTTTACATGGAGATATTGTTAAAGTTCACGTTTTTGGTAAAAAAACCAGCGGACGTAGAAATGAAGGTGAGATTGTAGAAATTATAACCAGAGCAAAAACAGATTTTATTGGTGTTGCTAAAGTTTCTGAACGTTTTGCTTTTATTATACCAGACGACCGCAAAATGTTGCACGATATTTTTGTGCCATTGAGCGATTTAAACGGTGCTAAAAATGGTCAGAAAGTGCAAGTTAGCATTACAGATTGGCCAGAAGGAGCAAAAAATCCGATAGGAAAAATCATCAATGTTTTAGGTACGCAGGGCGAAAATGATACCGAGATGAATGCCATCTTAGCTCAATATGGTTTTCCTTTAAGTTTTCCTGCTGAAGTAGAAAAAGAAGCCAACGCTATTCCTGAAACAGTTAGTGAAGCTGAAATAAATGAAAAAGGCAGAAAAGATTTTAGAGATACCGTTACTTTTACGATCGACCCTGCTGACGCGAAAGACTTTGATGATGCCATTTCTTTCAAAAAATTACCTAACGGAAATTATGAAGTTGGTGTTCACATTGCCGATGTTTCTCATTATGTAAAACCTAACAGTGCATTAGATAAAGAAGCTTATGAACGTGCCACATCTGTTTATTTGGTTGACAGGGTAATACCAATGTTGCCTGAAAGATTAAGTAACGGTGTGTGTTCTTTGCGACCAAATGAAGATAAATTATGTTTTGCTGCCGTTTTTGAATTAGATGAGGAAGCAAATATTAAAAGTGAGTGGTTTGGAAGAACAACGATACATTCTGATAGGCGTTTCAGTTATGAAGAAGCACAAGAAGTTATTGAAACAAAGGAAGGAGATTATGCAGAGGAGATTTTAAAACTGAACGAACTAGCTTACATTTTACGCGATAGAAAGTTTAAAAATGGGGCCATCAGTTTTGAAAGCACTGAGGTTAAATTTAAATTGGACGAACGTGGAAAACCAATTGGTGTTTATGTAAAAGAACGTAAGGATGCTCATAAACTCATTGAAGATTTTATGTTGTTGGCCAACAAAAAGGTAGCAGAATTCATCGCTAAAAAAGGCAATGGAAAAAGTAAATATACTTTTGTTTATCGTTCTCACGATTCTCCAAACCTAGAAAACCTAAACAATTTCGCCACTTTTGCTTCTCGTTTTGGTTATAAAGTAAATACCAAAACAGATAAGGATATAGCAAAATCCCTAAATTTCTTAATGGCAGACGTGGAGGGTAAAAAGGAACAGAATATGTTAACCCAGTTAGCCATTCGTTCTATGGCGAAAGCAATTTATACCACTAAAAAAACAAGTCATTATGGTTTAGCATTTGACCATTACACACACTTTACCTCTCCTATTCGTCGTTACCCCGATGTAATGGTGCATCGCCTGTTGGCCTTATATTTAGATGGTGGTCGTTCGGCAAATGCCGAAGAATATGAAACGGCAAGTTCTCACTCATCTGCTATGGAAAAACGTGCTGCTGATGCGGAAAGAGCTTCTATTAAATACAAACAAGCAGAATATTTGATAGATAACATCGGTAGCATTTATACAGGGATTATTTCTGGAGTTACTGAATGGGGAATGTATGTTGAGATTTCGGAAAATAAATGTGAGGGAATGATTCGCTTGAGAGACATCACCGATGATTTTTATGTTTGGGATGAGAAAAATTATTGCATCGTTGGTCAACGAAAACATAAAAAATACCAATTGGGAGATGAAGTACAAGTAAGGGTTAAAAAAGTTGACCTTTCTAAACGCCAAATCGACTTTTCATTGATACAAGATTAA
- a CDS encoding ABC transporter ATP-binding protein: MLKVKELAISFFNREEKTWSEAVHKVSFNLEKGKVLGIVGESGSGKSVTSFSIMRLHDSKNTEITGEIDFDNISLLNLSDNEIRSYRGNKMAMIFQEPMTSLNPVFTCGSQVQEAIILHQKVDKEKAKAQTIALFKEVQLPRPENIFDSYPHQLSGGQKQRVMIAMALSCNPELLIADEPTTALDVTVQKTILELLLRLKDERNMGLIFISHDLAVISEIADELLVMYKGNIVEQGSAKEIFENPQHPYTKGLLACRPAPQRRLKKLPIVADFLNEDKAVNVQHLLEINSYTNQEIEQRRHKLYTQKPLLQVQNLCTWYPIKKGLFGKTTSYVKAVDDISFDVFPGETLGLVGESGCGKTTLGRSILRLVEPTSGKVIFDGTDLTTLGKADLRKMRKDVQIIFQDPYSSLNPKITVGNAIMEPLQVHQVFKTDKERKAHVLNLLEKVNLNPEHFDRYPHEFSGGQRQRIVIARALALQPKFIICDESVSALDVSVQAQVLNLLRELQQEFGLTYIFISHDLAVVKHISDRMIVMNKGKVEEEGFPEIIYNSPKAEYTKKLIEAIPGKESMVG, encoded by the coding sequence ATGTTAAAAGTAAAAGAATTAGCCATTTCCTTTTTTAACCGAGAAGAAAAAACTTGGAGCGAAGCTGTACACAAAGTAAGTTTTAACCTAGAAAAAGGTAAGGTCTTAGGTATTGTAGGTGAGTCTGGATCAGGGAAATCTGTTACCTCTTTTTCTATCATGCGTTTACATGATTCTAAAAACACCGAGATTACAGGGGAGATTGATTTTGATAACATTAGTTTATTAAATCTTTCAGACAATGAAATAAGGAGCTATCGTGGCAATAAAATGGCGATGATTTTTCAAGAGCCGATGACTTCGTTGAACCCAGTTTTCACCTGTGGTTCACAAGTTCAGGAAGCAATCATCTTGCATCAAAAGGTAGACAAGGAGAAAGCAAAAGCACAAACTATCGCGTTGTTTAAAGAAGTTCAATTACCAAGACCAGAAAATATCTTTGATAGTTACCCACATCAATTATCTGGAGGCCAAAAACAAAGGGTAATGATTGCGATGGCTTTAAGTTGCAATCCCGAATTACTCATCGCTGATGAACCAACCACGGCCTTAGACGTTACGGTTCAGAAAACAATTTTAGAGCTCTTATTGCGCTTAAAAGACGAGCGTAACATGGGGTTGATTTTCATATCTCATGATTTAGCTGTTATCAGTGAAATAGCTGATGAGCTTTTAGTAATGTACAAAGGAAATATTGTAGAGCAAGGTTCTGCCAAAGAAATATTCGAAAACCCTCAACATCCCTATACAAAAGGACTTTTAGCTTGCCGACCAGCACCACAACGTAGACTAAAAAAATTGCCTATAGTAGCAGATTTTTTAAACGAAGATAAAGCAGTTAACGTTCAGCATTTACTTGAAATCAACAGTTATACCAACCAAGAAATTGAGCAAAGACGACACAAATTATATACCCAAAAACCTTTGTTACAAGTCCAAAACTTGTGTACTTGGTATCCCATCAAAAAAGGATTGTTTGGCAAAACCACTTCTTATGTAAAAGCAGTTGATGATATCTCTTTTGACGTTTTTCCTGGAGAGACTTTAGGTTTGGTTGGCGAATCTGGCTGTGGCAAAACCACTTTAGGAAGAAGTATTTTGCGATTGGTAGAACCAACCTCTGGAAAAGTAATTTTTGATGGCACAGACTTAACCACTTTAGGCAAAGCTGATTTAAGAAAAATGCGCAAAGATGTACAAATCATTTTCCAAGACCCTTATTCATCCTTGAATCCGAAAATTACCGTTGGTAATGCAATAATGGAGCCTTTGCAAGTTCATCAAGTTTTCAAAACTGATAAAGAAAGAAAAGCTCACGTTTTAAATTTATTAGAAAAGGTAAACCTAAATCCAGAACATTTTGACCGTTATCCACACGAGTTTTCTGGCGGTCAACGACAAAGGATTGTAATTGCAAGAGCCCTTGCTTTACAGCCTAAATTTATTATTTGTGATGAATCAGTTTCTGCATTAGATGTTTCTGTACAAGCTCAAGTATTGAATTTACTGAGAGAATTACAACAAGAATTTGGACTAACCTATATTTTCATTTCCCACGATTTAGCGGTGGTTAAACACATCTCAGACCGCATGATTGTAATGAACAAAGGAAAAGTTGAGGAAGAAGGTTTCCCTGAAATTATTTACAATTCTCCAAAAGCGGAGTATACCAAAAAATTGATTGAAGCTATTCCAGGTAAAGAAAGTATGGTAGGTTAA
- the rplU gene encoding 50S ribosomal protein L21, producing MYAIVNIAGQQFKVAKDQHLFVHRLQGDEGASIEFDNVLLVDNGGKITVGVPAVKGASVTAKIVSHLKGDKVIVFKKKRRKGYKKKNGHRQYFTKIQIESITL from the coding sequence ATGTACGCAATAGTAAATATAGCAGGACAGCAATTCAAAGTTGCAAAAGACCAGCACCTTTTTGTACACCGTTTACAAGGAGATGAAGGCGCTAGTATTGAATTTGACAATGTATTGTTGGTTGATAATGGTGGTAAAATTACAGTAGGGGTTCCTGCAGTAAAAGGTGCATCGGTAACAGCTAAAATCGTGTCTCATTTAAAAGGTGATAAAGTAATCGTTTTCAAAAAGAAACGTAGAAAAGGTTACAAAAAGAAAAATGGTCACCGCCAGTATTTCACCAAAATCCAGATTGAGAGTATCACTCTGTAG
- a CDS encoding 3'-5' exonuclease, whose protein sequence is MLKEVNLNKVFVIDIETVPLYQFFEEMPEQMQSLWDTKTQLLRKDDKTPSDFYERAGIWAEFGKIICISVGFFHNQKGELHFRVNSYFGHDEADVLKQFNELMAKQPKDQILCAHNGKEFDFPYLCRRMLVNGIDIPVQLQIAGKKPWEILHIDTMELWKFGDYKNYTSLNLLAAIFNIPTPKDDIDGSMVKDVYYQEKDLPRIVTYCQKDVITTAQILLRFKGLPSIPAENITIVPYKA, encoded by the coding sequence ATGCTTAAAGAGGTTAACTTAAATAAGGTTTTTGTAATAGATATCGAAACTGTTCCGCTTTATCAGTTTTTTGAGGAGATGCCCGAACAGATGCAGTCGCTCTGGGATACCAAAACTCAGTTGCTTAGAAAAGACGACAAAACACCTTCAGATTTTTATGAAAGAGCAGGTATTTGGGCAGAGTTTGGTAAAATAATCTGCATCAGCGTTGGATTTTTCCATAACCAAAAAGGCGAACTTCATTTTAGGGTTAATTCTTATTTTGGGCACGATGAGGCTGATGTTTTAAAGCAATTTAATGAGTTAATGGCTAAACAACCCAAAGACCAGATTCTTTGTGCACACAATGGAAAAGAATTTGATTTCCCCTATTTATGCAGACGTATGTTAGTTAATGGGATTGATATTCCTGTCCAATTACAAATAGCTGGCAAAAAACCATGGGAAATCTTACATATCGATACCATGGAACTCTGGAAGTTTGGTGATTATAAAAACTATACTTCCTTAAATTTATTGGCAGCCATCTTTAACATTCCAACACCAAAAGATGATATTGATGGCAGTATGGTTAAAGATGTTTATTACCAAGAAAAAGATTTACCAAGGATTGTAACCTATTGCCAAAAAGATGTAATTACAACCGCACAAATTTTATTACGTTTTAAAGGTTTGCCGTCAATTCCAGCAGAAAACATTACAATTGTACCCTATAAGGCATAA
- a CDS encoding polyprenyl synthetase family protein, giving the protein MHSPIQLQQIIEEAIPKIEYPQHPKDLYEPIRYIMSLGGKRIRPVMVLMATELFTTEIHKALDVALAIETFHNFTLVHDDIMDNAPLRRGKITVHEKWGVNNAILSGDVMMVESNKHLSKVDLLVLKPVLDTFNLTAQGVCEGQQLDMEFEQRTDVSIDEYLEMIRLKTAVLLGGAMKLGAIVGGANSVDADLLYEFGENLGVAFQLQDDILDVYGNPETFGKQVGGDIIANKKTFLHLKTLALAQGDESDSLTSTTTDQDIKVNEVTNLYNKYEIKELATTEMDRYLAKANQALDSLAVADEKKTQFRELVQQILERER; this is encoded by the coding sequence ATGCACAGTCCTATACAACTACAACAAATCATAGAAGAAGCTATACCCAAAATAGAATATCCTCAACACCCAAAAGATTTATACGAACCTATACGTTATATCATGAGTTTAGGTGGTAAAAGAATTAGGCCAGTAATGGTTTTAATGGCTACAGAATTATTCACTACAGAAATTCATAAGGCACTTGATGTGGCATTAGCTATAGAAACCTTCCATAATTTTACTTTAGTACATGACGATATCATGGACAATGCGCCCCTACGCAGAGGAAAAATCACAGTTCACGAAAAATGGGGCGTTAATAATGCGATTTTGAGCGGGGATGTGATGATGGTTGAATCAAACAAACACCTATCAAAAGTTGATTTATTAGTTTTAAAACCTGTATTGGATACATTCAACTTAACTGCTCAAGGCGTTTGCGAAGGTCAACAATTAGACATGGAATTTGAACAACGTACAGATGTTAGCATTGATGAATATTTAGAAATGATTCGCCTGAAAACTGCTGTTTTATTGGGTGGTGCTATGAAATTGGGTGCTATTGTTGGTGGGGCAAATTCTGTAGATGCCGATTTATTATACGAATTTGGTGAAAATCTAGGCGTTGCTTTTCAATTACAGGATGACATTTTAGATGTTTATGGTAATCCAGAAACCTTTGGCAAACAGGTTGGTGGCGACATTATAGCCAACAAAAAAACCTTTTTGCATTTAAAAACATTAGCCTTGGCACAGGGTGATGAATCTGATAGCTTAACAAGTACTACTACTGACCAAGATATAAAGGTTAACGAAGTAACCAATCTTTACAACAAATACGAGATTAAGGAACTGGCAACTACCGAAATGGATAGATATCTAGCAAAAGCCAATCAGGCATTAGATAGTTTAGCCGTAGCTGATGAAAAGAAAACTCAATTTAGAGAATTGGTGCAACAGATATTAGAGAGAGAGAGGTAA
- the rpmA gene encoding 50S ribosomal protein L27, which translates to MAHKKGAGSSRNGRESHSKRLGIKIFGGQEAIAGNIIVRQRGTKHHPDKGVGIGKDHTLFALVPGIVTFKKKQDNKSYVSVLPVTVEDAAPVAAPKKVVAKAAPKAEAAPVATEEKEAKAPAAKKEAAPKAAKAPAKKAAKADDAETAE; encoded by the coding sequence ATGGCACATAAAAAAGGAGCCGGTAGTTCTAGGAACGGACGTGAATCGCATAGCAAGCGTCTAGGTATTAAGATCTTTGGTGGTCAAGAAGCTATCGCTGGTAACATTATCGTTCGTCAACGCGGTACAAAACACCATCCAGATAAAGGAGTAGGTATTGGTAAAGACCATACTTTATTCGCTTTGGTACCTGGTATTGTAACTTTTAAAAAGAAACAAGATAACAAATCTTACGTTTCGGTTTTACCTGTAACAGTTGAAGATGCAGCTCCAGTAGCAGCACCTAAAAAAGTTGTAGCTAAAGCTGCTCCAAAAGCAGAAGCTGCACCAGTAGCAACTGAAGAAAAAGAAGCTAAAGCACCTGCAGCTAAAAAAGAAGCAGCGCCTAAAGCAGCAAAAGCACCTGCTAAAAAAGCAGCTAAAGCTGATGATGCTGAAACAGCAGAATAA
- a CDS encoding carboxypeptidase-like regulatory domain-containing protein — translation MRKFLAILSSLLLFVFQLSAQNIQGTVVDEFTGKGIAFVSLGIIGTNLATTITNENGEFVIKVESYPAKVRFSHVSYLLGETDLIQPNQSKLIIKLKPAITNLNEVIINANKAENLLKAALKKAKDNSSKQIYSNAFYRQLTSINDKPSKVYEMFYDLKWNTKAAKGWIVKQTRFAEDTEQSEFAIANQSFLTLIFSGVLLPEDEGKFINLQTLKEYEITIEKYIEQPNQDIAVITCKFKSPRRKLFYVNSTYYVGTKDFKIYRLENDIFNIPMDFPITIVKIPPFLKTVATFNGDGKEYPVLESISTKLTLSINYGKSLANINVNSLLTVFNVDENLKKQNYKSLDSKTQDQKTVQSVKYDVTFWKNNPIVKQTTLEDSFIKMMESKSAFGTMTNP, via the coding sequence ATGAGAAAGTTTTTGGCCATTTTATCTAGTTTACTCCTATTCGTATTTCAACTCTCGGCACAAAATATTCAGGGAACAGTTGTTGATGAGTTTACAGGAAAAGGCATTGCATTCGTATCTCTTGGCATAATCGGAACAAATTTAGCCACAACAATTACTAATGAAAATGGAGAGTTTGTGATTAAGGTTGAAAGCTACCCAGCAAAAGTGAGATTTAGCCATGTTAGCTATCTACTTGGAGAAACCGATTTAATACAACCTAACCAATCTAAGCTAATAATTAAGCTAAAACCAGCCATCACTAACTTAAACGAGGTGATTATCAATGCTAATAAAGCCGAAAACTTATTAAAAGCTGCACTTAAAAAAGCTAAGGACAATTCCAGTAAACAAATCTATTCCAATGCTTTTTACAGGCAATTAACAAGTATAAATGATAAGCCTAGCAAAGTTTATGAGATGTTTTACGATTTGAAATGGAATACTAAAGCAGCAAAGGGTTGGATAGTTAAACAAACACGATTTGCAGAAGATACCGAACAAAGTGAATTTGCTATTGCTAATCAATCTTTTTTAACCTTAATTTTTAGTGGGGTTCTATTACCTGAGGATGAAGGCAAATTCATAAATTTGCAGACCTTAAAAGAATATGAAATTACCATCGAAAAATATATTGAACAACCAAACCAAGATATTGCAGTGATAACTTGTAAATTCAAAAGTCCAAGAAGAAAGTTATTTTATGTAAACTCTACCTATTATGTGGGCACAAAAGATTTTAAAATATATAGGCTAGAAAATGATATTTTTAATATCCCTATGGATTTTCCAATAACCATAGTAAAAATACCACCCTTTTTAAAAACTGTTGCGACTTTCAATGGAGACGGCAAGGAATATCCAGTTCTTGAAAGTATCTCTACAAAGCTCACTCTTTCAATTAATTACGGAAAATCACTAGCTAATATTAATGTAAATTCTTTATTAACAGTATTTAATGTAGATGAAAATTTAAAAAAACAAAATTACAAATCATTGGATTCTAAAACACAAGATCAGAAAACAGTTCAGTCTGTTAAATACGATGTTACATTTTGGAAAAATAATCCAATTGTAAAACAAACCACCTTAGAAGACTCATTTATAAAAATGATGGAAAGCAAATCTGCTTTTGGCACCATGACTAACCCATAA